In one Nicotiana sylvestris chromosome 8, ASM39365v2, whole genome shotgun sequence genomic region, the following are encoded:
- the LOC138875431 gene encoding uncharacterized protein: MHKLGLIILLKNPVDDEYESLNTYFPDEEVNLVKDVVQDDSQIWKLYFNGAVNIKDIRIGAILVSPTGKHYPTTVRLHFFCTNNTAEYEACIMGLNMAINLNVYELLVMGDLDLLVRLAQGNWETRDIRLIPYRQCVEDLSKRFKSIEFRYIPGFHNELADALSTLASMFPYPGNTHIDPLEIHIRDQHGYCNTIEAKLDSEP, from the coding sequence ATGCACAAGCTTGGGctgatcatcttgctgaaaaacCCAGTTGATGATGAGTATGAATCTTTGAACAcatacttcccagatgaagaggtTAATTTAGTTAAAGACGTAGTCCAAGATGATAGTCAAATTTGGAAACTATACTTTAATGGGGCTGTGAACATCAAAGACATAAGGATTGGGGCAATTCTTGTATCACCTACTGGGAAACACTACCCTACCACGGTGCGACTTCATTTCTTCTGTACAAACAATACggcagaatatgaagcttgcatcatgggTTTGAACATGGCAATAAACCTAAATGTGTATGAACTGTTGGTGATGGGAGATTTAGATTTGCTTGTTCGGCTGGCTCAAGGTAATTGGGAGACTCGAGACATCAGGCTTATTCCATATAGACAATGTGTGGAAGATCTTAGTAAAAGGTTCAAGTccatcgagttcaggtacattcccgGGTTTCACAATGAATTAGCTGATGCCTTGTCCACCCTAGCCTCAATGTTTCCATATCCGGGTAATACTCACATTGACCCATTAGAAATTCATATCCGGGATCAACATGGTTATTGCAATACAATTGAAGCAAAACTAGACAGTGAACCATAG